The following proteins are encoded in a genomic region of Roseisolibacter agri:
- a CDS encoding BTAD domain-containing putative transcriptional regulator, producing the protein MSTRLRLARPAPWAVAALVTLVALAPAIGGAQDTDAAVSTLALLDGPRVPDDAIAYHAARRRAEAAFAAGRHAEAEPIADSLARAYPRDVRNWHLLARVKAALGRHEESAAAYQRVGALVGWRSPYFYPGVMTAVQRLAAGDRAGALEELRREVEERRNFYVRSAVFGWPGLAALQADTQFLRLTGRPVGPAPSRDDAWRSDLDFLVAEVKRVNPDYHDAPFPAEFTRRVERLRAEIPRLTDDEIFVRMNHVLAVLGQGHLGVFPTASSGRLPIRPYAFADGIHVIDAAPDQRALVGARLLAIGGTPVDEILKRLAAHRSVSGDMQHLWGASDLASTPHLRGVHAIDGGDSTTLTLQPRGGGAIRTVRVPTRGAAMPG; encoded by the coding sequence ATGTCCACTCGCCTTCGCCTCGCGCGGCCCGCCCCGTGGGCCGTCGCCGCGCTCGTCACACTCGTCGCGCTGGCGCCCGCGATCGGCGGCGCGCAGGACACCGACGCCGCCGTGTCGACTCTGGCGCTGCTCGACGGGCCGCGCGTGCCCGACGACGCGATCGCCTACCACGCCGCGCGACGGCGCGCCGAGGCGGCGTTCGCGGCGGGACGCCACGCGGAGGCGGAGCCGATCGCCGATTCGCTCGCCCGCGCCTATCCGCGCGACGTCCGCAACTGGCATCTCCTCGCGCGCGTGAAGGCCGCGCTCGGCCGCCACGAGGAATCGGCGGCGGCCTATCAACGCGTCGGCGCGCTCGTGGGATGGCGCTCGCCGTACTTCTACCCCGGCGTGATGACCGCCGTGCAGCGGCTCGCGGCCGGCGACCGCGCGGGCGCTCTGGAGGAGCTGCGCCGCGAGGTCGAGGAGCGCCGCAACTTCTACGTGCGCTCCGCGGTCTTCGGCTGGCCGGGGCTCGCCGCGCTGCAGGCGGACACGCAGTTCCTCCGCCTCACCGGCAGGCCCGTCGGGCCCGCGCCCTCGCGCGACGACGCCTGGCGATCCGATCTCGACTTCCTCGTCGCGGAAGTGAAGCGCGTGAACCCCGACTACCACGATGCGCCCTTCCCCGCCGAGTTCACGCGGCGCGTCGAGCGGCTGCGCGCGGAGATCCCGCGTCTCACCGACGACGAGATCTTCGTGCGCATGAACCACGTCCTCGCGGTGCTCGGCCAGGGTCACCTGGGCGTGTTTCCCACCGCCTCGTCGGGGCGCCTGCCGATCCGTCCGTACGCCTTCGCCGACGGCATTCACGTCATCGACGCGGCGCCCGATCAACGCGCGCTCGTCGGCGCGAGGCTGCTCGCGATCGGCGGCACGCCCGTCGACGAGATCCTGAAGCGGCTCGCGGCGCACCGCAGCGTGTCGGGCGACATGCAGCACCTCTGGGGCGCGTCGGACCTCGCGTCCACGCCGCACCTGCGCGGCGTGCACGCCATCGACGGCGGCGACTCGACGACGCTCACCCTGCAGCCGCGCGGCGGCGGCGCGATCCGCACCGTGCGCGTGCCCACGCGCGGAGCCGCGATGCCGGGGTGA